The stretch of DNA CCGGTTGCTGCCTTTTACCGCCATGATGAAGGGAAACTTGAACTTGGCCTTGTAGCCATCGTTCAGCTCGGTGAAGCGCGAAAACTCGTCGCTCGAGCATTGGTGAATACCGGCGCCAGCCTGTTCATTAGTGCTGGCTTCGGTCAACTGGCCCTGGACGGCCGCTTTGCCCGCCAGGTCCGGGTGAGCGTTGATCAGGGCCAGTTGGCTTGCGTGATCGGCGCTCAACAGGATGTCGCTCATGCGCTGGTGCAGGGTTTCGATCTCGTCGATCGAAGCGTCCTGGCCCAGGTCGAAGGCCTTTTCGGCCACCCATGGCGAATGTTCGTAGATGTCGGCGAAGGCTTTGACGAATTCGTCGCGGCTCAGGGTCGACGGTTTCAGGGTTTGGAACGCGGTCATTTGGCGGCTCCCTGGAAAGGGTGTACGTCATGCCAGTGACGGGCGATGTCGACGCGGCGGGTGAACCACACCTGATCATGGCCCTTGGCGTATTCGATAAACCGCTTGAGGGCGGCCAGGCGCGCCGGGCGGCCGATCAGGCGGCAGTGCAAGCCGATGGAGAGCATTTTTGGTGCGTCCGCGCCTTCGGCATACAGCACGTCGAAGGCGTCTTTCAGGTATTCGAAAAAGTCGTCGCCCTTGTTGAAACCCTGGACCTGGGTGAAGCGCATGTCATTGGTGTCCAGGGTGTAGGGGATCACCAGGTGCGGCTTGCCGGTCGGGTTGTTGGGTTCCCAGTAGGGCAGGTCGTCGTCATAGGTGTCGCAGTCATAGAGGAAACCGCCTTCCTCCATTACCAGCCGCCGGGTGTTGGGGCCGGTGCGGCCGGTGTACCAGCCCAGTGGGCGCTCGCCGGTGAGTTCGGTGAGGATGCGGATCGCTTCGAGCATGTGCTCGCGTTCCTGGGCCTCATCCATGTATTGGTAGTCGATCCAGCGGTAGCCGTGGCTGCAGATCTCGTGGCCGGCGGCGACCATCGCGCGGATCACATCCGGGTGGCGCTGGGCGGCCATGGCCACGGCGAAGATGGTCAGCGGGATATCGAATTCCTTGAACAACTTGAGGATGCGCCACACGCCGGCACGGCTGCCGTATTCGTACAGCGACTCCATGCTCATGTTGCGCTCGCCTTGCAGCGGTTGCGCCGAGACCATCTCGGACAGGAAGGCTTCCGACTCTTTGTCGCCGTGCAGGATGTTGCGCTCACCACCTTCTTCGTAGTTGAGTACGAACGACAGGGCGATACGGGCCTTGCCCGGCCAGTGTGGGTGAGGAGGGTTACTGCCGTAACCGATCAGGTCGCGTGGGTAGTCAGCGCTCACTGCAGTCTTCCTTCTTGTTCGTGGTAGCGGTGTGTGTGGCGGCCGGGCAGCGGAAAGACTGGGTGGCGTCACAACGATGACTGATTGTATACAACTTAGTGTGCACTTTGTAAGCCTGTATTTCTGCATTTTTTCCGCAGGGTCTTTGCAGAATAGCACTGCAAGAAACCTGCCTGACTGGTCAGCTAAATTGAAAAAAACCTCATTCACTTTAGGAGCGAGCTTGCTCGCGAAAAACCTGAGAGCGCCTCGTTAACCCTGAAGCGCTGCGTTATCGTTAACGATCTTCGCGAGCAAGCTCGCTCCTACAGTATCGGCGTCAGCAACGGAACGCAGGCTTGTTGAATTTATTGTGTACAATTTTTTTGAAAAGTGTCTTAATCAGCCATCGCCGACTTTTTCAGTGACCTGAAAAGGTGCGGTCTTTCACTTTTTACTGACTTCGGGAGGCGCGCAGACGCTATGGGACGTTTGACCACACACGTATTGGACGCCGCGCATGGCTGCCCTGGCAGCGCAATCAAGGTTGAGTTGTACCGTGTCGAGGGCGCACAGCTTGAGCTGGTCGCCAGCACCCTGACCAACAGCGACGGCCGCTGCGATGCACCCCTGCTGCAAGGCGATGACTACCGCAGCGGTGTCTATCAGTTGCAGTTCAGCGCCGGTGATTACTACCGCGCCCGCGGTGTGCAACTGCCCGAACCTGCATTTCTCGATGTGGTGGTGCTGCGCTTCGGCATCAGCGCCGAACAGGATCACTACCACGTGCCTTTGCTGATTTCGCCTTACAGCTACTCCACCTATCGCGGTAGCTGAGTCGTCACCGCGCTTCACACCCCCAAAGCTCTTCGTTGGTTTTTCGCCCGCTCACACTGCGGGCTTTTTTTCGCCTGCTGATTGCACCATAAAGGCGGCCCCGATCGTCAGTGCGATCGGGGCTGGATCTTCAGCGGCTCAATAGCGACGCAGCGCCGGCGCCTGTGAACAAGCCCGCGCTGATCCGGTTGAACCAGCTCTGGCCCCTGCCGCTGCGCAGGTAGCGCGCGGCGCCATGGGCGCCGAGGCCGTAGGCCAGTTTGCACAGCAGGTCGAGCACGGTCCAGGTGGCGATCATGATCAGCAACTGCGGCAAAAAGGCCTGCTGGGCACTGAGGAATTGCGGCAGGAAGGCGGCGAAAAACAGGATGTCCTTCGGGTTGCTGGCGCCCAGCACAAAGGCCCGGCCAAACAGCGCACGAAAACGCGGGGTGGCGGCCACTTGCGGTACGTCGGCGACGTGGGCCGGTTGCCGGGATTGCTGCCAGCTCTGCCAGGCGAGGTAGAACAGGTACAGCGCACCGACGATCTTCAGGGCACTGAACAGCTGTTCCGAGGCCAGCAACAACGCACCCAAACCCAGCGCCGAGGCGCTCAGCAGGCAGATGGAAGCAATCACCCCGCCGAGAAAGGCCGGGTACGAACGGCGCAGGCCGTAGTTCAGGCTGTTGCTGATCATCAGCAAGGACAGGGGGCCGGGGATCAGGATCACCACCAGCGCAGCGCCGCTGAACAGCAGCCAGGTTTCCAGACTCATTGCATTCCTCCATTCGTACAAAAGCCCCACCCGACGGGGTGAGGCAGGGTCAAGCGGGTTGGCCTACAGGAACGCGAACTTGGCGATGAAGATCGCGCAAAGCACCCACAGGCTGATGGAAATTTCCTTGTGTTTACCCGTGCCGGCCTTCAGCGCCACGTAGGTGATGAAACCCAGGGCGATGCCGTCGGCCACCGAGAAGGTCAGGGGCATCATGATCGCCGTGACGATCGCCGGAATGCTGTCGGTGGCGTCGTCCCAATTGATATGGGCCATGCCGCTCATCATCAGCATCGCCACATAGATCAACGCGCCGGCGGTGGCATAGGCCGGAATCATGCCAGCCAGCGGGGCAAAAAACATCGCTGCGATAAACAACACGCCAACCGTAACCGCCGTCAGCCCGGTGCGGCCACCAGCGGCAACCCCGGCGGCGCTTTCCACGTAACTGGTGACTGGCGGCACGCCGACCATGGCGCCGAACACGCTGGAGGCGCTGTCGGCTTTCAGGGCGCGGGAGAGGTTTTCGATCTTGCC from Pseudomonas sp. NC02 encodes:
- the uraD gene encoding 2-oxo-4-hydroxy-4-carboxy-5-ureidoimidazoline decarboxylase codes for the protein MTAFQTLKPSTLSRDEFVKAFADIYEHSPWVAEKAFDLGQDASIDEIETLHQRMSDILLSADHASQLALINAHPDLAGKAAVQGQLTEASTNEQAGAGIHQCSSDEFSRFTELNDGYKAKFKFPFIMAVKGSNRHQILAAFETRIHNSVEAEFKCALAEINKIALFRLLTL
- a CDS encoding LysE family translocator, which codes for MSLETWLLFSGAALVVILIPGPLSLLMISNSLNYGLRRSYPAFLGGVIASICLLSASALGLGALLLASEQLFSALKIVGALYLFYLAWQSWQQSRQPAHVADVPQVAATPRFRALFGRAFVLGASNPKDILFFAAFLPQFLSAQQAFLPQLLIMIATWTVLDLLCKLAYGLGAHGAARYLRSGRGQSWFNRISAGLFTGAGAASLLSR
- the puuE gene encoding allantoinase PuuE yields the protein MSADYPRDLIGYGSNPPHPHWPGKARIALSFVLNYEEGGERNILHGDKESEAFLSEMVSAQPLQGERNMSMESLYEYGSRAGVWRILKLFKEFDIPLTIFAVAMAAQRHPDVIRAMVAAGHEICSHGYRWIDYQYMDEAQEREHMLEAIRILTELTGERPLGWYTGRTGPNTRRLVMEEGGFLYDCDTYDDDLPYWEPNNPTGKPHLVIPYTLDTNDMRFTQVQGFNKGDDFFEYLKDAFDVLYAEGADAPKMLSIGLHCRLIGRPARLAALKRFIEYAKGHDQVWFTRRVDIARHWHDVHPFQGAAK
- the uraH gene encoding hydroxyisourate hydrolase; the protein is MGRLTTHVLDAAHGCPGSAIKVELYRVEGAQLELVASTLTNSDGRCDAPLLQGDDYRSGVYQLQFSAGDYYRARGVQLPEPAFLDVVVLRFGISAEQDHYHVPLLISPYSYSTYRGS